A window of the Bradyrhizobium diazoefficiens genome harbors these coding sequences:
- the msrB gene encoding peptide-methionine (R)-S-oxide reductase MsrB, giving the protein MFDRRILLTTVAGLFGLSAFRWLRATPAEAGEKAAQKFEIEKTDAEWRAQLTPQQYEILRKEGTERPGSSPLLNEHRKGTFACAGCDLPLFASETKFESGTGWPSFYQPIEGNVGKTEDRTFGMVRTEVHCRRCGGHLGHVFDDGPKPTGLRYCIDGFGLVFHPAAPSAT; this is encoded by the coding sequence ATGTTTGACCGCCGCATCCTGTTGACGACCGTCGCCGGCCTGTTCGGCCTTTCGGCCTTCCGCTGGCTGAGAGCAACGCCGGCCGAGGCTGGAGAGAAAGCCGCGCAGAAGTTCGAGATCGAGAAAACCGACGCCGAGTGGCGGGCCCAGCTCACCCCGCAGCAATATGAGATCCTCCGCAAGGAAGGCACCGAGCGCCCGGGCTCCAGCCCGCTGCTGAACGAGCACCGCAAGGGCACCTTCGCCTGCGCCGGCTGCGACCTGCCGCTGTTTGCCTCGGAGACCAAGTTCGAGAGCGGCACGGGCTGGCCGAGCTTCTACCAGCCGATCGAGGGCAATGTCGGCAAAACCGAGGACCGCACCTTCGGCATGGTGCGCACCGAGGTGCATTGCCGGCGCTGCGGCGGCCATCTCGGCCATGTCTTCGACGACGGTCCGAAGCCGACCGGATTGCGCTATTGCATCGACGGTTTCGGGCTGGTGTTCCACCCCGCGGCGCCGTCGGCGACGTAA